In Candidatus Woesearchaeota archaeon, a genomic segment contains:
- the dph5 gene encoding diphthine synthase, which produces MLYIIGIGLSEKTDISMKGLWAIRQCQTIFLEGYTSALSSSLEEMEDFYGKKITVLDREDVEQAGDAIVEKASKSDVAFLVVGDVFSATTHIDIWLRAKKAKIPVRVIHGSSVITAVGITGLEVYNFGKVASIPYPKENFKVESFYDVLKMNKQNGLHTLFLLDLDPKKDKFMTVREAINLLLEVEKSRNDKLFTEETFCVACAALGSSEPEIEYGKTRYLHNLEKEPRCLIVPGNLHFMEEEALNYWKVKHE; this is translated from the coding sequence ATGTTATATATAATAGGTATTGGATTAAGTGAGAAAACTGATATCTCTATGAAAGGTTTGTGGGCAATTAGACAATGTCAGACGATATTTTTAGAGGGCTATACTTCTGCATTATCTTCATCTCTTGAAGAAATGGAAGATTTTTATGGTAAAAAGATAACTGTACTAGATAGAGAAGATGTTGAACAAGCTGGAGATGCCATTGTTGAAAAAGCATCTAAATCAGATGTTGCATTTTTAGTTGTTGGTGATGTTTTTTCAGCCACGACCCATATAGATATATGGCTAAGAGCAAAAAAAGCTAAAATTCCTGTAAGAGTTATACATGGAAGTTCAGTTATTACAGCTGTAGGAATTACAGGTTTAGAAGTTTATAACTTTGGAAAAGTTGCTTCAATTCCCTATCCAAAAGAAAATTTTAAAGTTGAAAGTTTTTATGATGTTTTGAAAATGAACAAACAAAATGGATTGCATACTTTGTTTTTATTAGATTTAGATCCTAAAAAAGACAAATTTATGACTGTTAGAGAAGCTATTAACCTTTTATTAGAAGTTGAAAAATCTAGAAATGATAAATTATTTACAGAGGAAACATTTTGTGTTGCTTGCGCAGCTTTAGGAAGCTCTGAGCCAGAAATCGAGTATGGAAAAACAAGATATTTACATAATCTTGAGAAGGAACCAAGATGTTTAATTGTTCCTGGAAACTTACATTTTATGGAAGAAGAAGCTTTAAATTATTGGAAAGTGAAACATGAGTGA
- a CDS encoding aminotransferase class V-fold PLP-dependent enzyme yields MKKLIYLDNSATTPLDKEVFKAMKPYFSNKFGNASTLYGLGLESRMAIEKAREQIAKAINAEPEEIYFTSGGTESNNLIIKNFDSVLTSTIEHPAVLNTCRLRKNCEIVSVDKKGYVNLEELKQKLNSKKINLVTIMHSNNEIGAIQQIEKIHKLCQEKNIPLHTDAVQSFGKVELDTKNFEMLSLSAHKIYGPKGVGAVYINKKVKIKPLLIGGGQESGLRSGTENVPGIAGLGKATEMAIKNMEKDNLRISKLRDYLKNRVLKEIKDSWVNGGNNRLSGNIHFGFKGIEGEALILMLDEYGICASTGSACSSKSLKSSHVLSAIGLKPEDSHGSLRITIGKQNTKQEIDYVCEVLPKIVKKLREISSEYKG; encoded by the coding sequence ATGAAAAAATTAATTTATCTGGATAATTCGGCAACAACACCTCTCGATAAAGAAGTGTTTAAAGCGATGAAACCTTACTTCTCAAATAAATTTGGAAATGCATCTACTTTATATGGGTTAGGTTTAGAATCTAGAATGGCTATTGAAAAGGCAAGAGAGCAGATTGCAAAAGCTATAAATGCTGAGCCTGAAGAAATTTATTTTACATCTGGAGGAACTGAATCAAATAATTTAATTATAAAGAACTTTGATTCTGTTTTAACCAGTACTATTGAGCATCCGGCTGTATTAAATACTTGTAGATTGAGGAAGAATTGTGAAATTGTTAGTGTCGATAAAAAAGGCTATGTTAATTTAGAAGAATTAAAACAAAAATTAAATTCTAAAAAAATAAATTTAGTAACAATTATGCATTCAAATAATGAAATTGGGGCAATCCAACAAATAGAAAAAATACATAAATTATGTCAAGAAAAAAATATTCCATTACATACAGATGCAGTGCAAAGTTTTGGAAAAGTTGAGCTAGATACAAAGAATTTTGAAATGTTAAGTTTAAGTGCGCATAAGATTTATGGTCCAAAAGGCGTTGGAGCAGTTTATATTAATAAAAAAGTTAAAATTAAACCTCTTTTAATTGGTGGTGGACAAGAATCTGGATTAAGATCTGGAACTGAAAATGTTCCTGGAATTGCTGGTTTAGGGAAAGCAACTGAGATGGCTATTAAAAATATGGAAAAAGACAATTTAAGAATATCTAAACTAAGGGATTATCTTAAAAATAGGGTTTTAAAAGAAATTAAAGATTCTTGGGTAAATGGAGGGAATAATAGACTTTCGGGAAATATTCATTTTGGATTTAAGGGTATAGAAGGTGAAGCATTGATTCTAATGTTAGATGAATACGGAATTTGCGCAAGTACTGGAAGTGCTTGCTCTTCAAAGTCTCTAAAGTCTAGTCATGTCTTAAGTGCTATTGGACTAAAACCAGAAGATTCGCATGGTAGTTTAAGAATTACAATTGGAAAACAAAATACTAAACAAGAAATTGATTATGTTTGTGAGGTTTTACCAAAAATTGTTAAAAAATTAAGAGAGATAAGTTCAGAATATAAAGGGTGA
- a CDS encoding helix-turn-helix domain-containing protein, translating to MTLKQFLTPQEIEVWYILPALRRAIALELQHKGLRQNKIAELLGITEAAVSQYLSGKRGTELKFEMDVAQKIEQSAEKIKNNGDLLEEIESLCKLIRNKMITCKIHKKYGVAKKTCEVCFK from the coding sequence ATGACATTAAAACAATTTCTAACGCCTCAAGAAATAGAAGTATGGTATATATTGCCTGCATTAAGAAGAGCCATTGCATTAGAACTACAACATAAAGGTTTAAGGCAGAATAAAATTGCAGAGTTATTGGGAATAACAGAAGCGGCAGTATCTCAATATCTAAGTGGAAAACGTGGAACTGAGTTAAAATTTGAGATGGATGTTGCACAAAAAATAGAACAGTCTGCTGAAAAAATAAAAAATAATGGTGACTTGCTTGAAGAGATTGAAAGTTTATGTAAATTAATAAGAAATAAGATGATAACCTGCAAAATTCACAAAAAATATGGTGTGGCTAAAAAAACTTGCGAGGTTTGTTTTAAATGA
- a CDS encoding DUF167 domain-containing protein, which translates to MSDFNSKEIEKYIHNSKLRIRVKLGTQKTEIVGWDDKLKVLKVHIHAKAEDNKANIEIIKLFSKLLKKKIALIGLKSRDKIIIIN; encoded by the coding sequence ATGAGTGATTTTAATTCTAAAGAGATTGAAAAATATATTCATAATAGTAAATTAAGAATAAGAGTAAAACTAGGAACACAGAAAACTGAAATTGTGGGTTGGGATGATAAACTGAAAGTTTTAAAAGTCCATATTCATGCTAAAGCTGAAGATAATAAAGCAAATATTGAGATTATAAAATTATTTTCTAAACTACTAAAGAAAAAAATTGCTTTAATAGGATTGAAAAGCAGAGATAAAATTATTATAATTAATTAA
- a CDS encoding class I SAM-dependent methyltransferase, with amino-acid sequence MGYYNSISEGYNELHKEEQLNKLKFIIPRINKSKSLLDIGCGTGISTIKTINSVGIDPSKELIKIAKSSYPKIKFLVREAESLPFKNKSFYTVISVTAIQNFKDIKKAIKEIERVAQKLIIITCLKKSKKLNKVSKILKDYKQKDIGIDIMFVKEIKSNQQN; translated from the coding sequence ATGGGCTATTATAATTCAATTTCAGAAGGATATAATGAACTTCACAAAGAAGAACAGCTAAACAAGCTAAAATTTATAATTCCCCGTATAAACAAGTCTAAATCTCTTTTAGACATAGGCTGTGGCACTGGAATTTCAACCATAAAGACAATCAACTCGGTTGGAATTGATCCTTCCAAAGAATTAATAAAAATTGCAAAATCTTCTTACCCAAAAATCAAATTTTTAGTCAGAGAGGCAGAATCTTTACCTTTTAAAAATAAATCTTTTTATACAGTAATTTCAGTTACAGCAATTCAAAATTTTAAAGATATAAAAAAGGCAATAAAAGAAATAGAAAGAGTTGCACAAAAACTAATTATAATTACTTGTTTAAAGAAATCAAAGAAATTAAATAAGGTTTCAAAAATTCTTAAAGACTACAAACAAAAAGATATAGGCATTGATATTATGTTTGTAAAAGAAATTAAATCAAACCAACAGAACTAG
- the thrS gene encoding threonine--tRNA ligase, with amino-acid sequence MKISSAKDEENAPESSKVELIRHSAAHVLAEAVKELFPDVKLGIGPAIENGFYYDFDLKHTFTPEDLEKIEQRMKEIIKRNEKFERFESTKKKAEEILKDEPYKLELLKELDKPTFYKNGEFIDLCKGPHVNYTPAIKAFKLTKVSGAYWKGNSDNKQLQRIYGLAFKTKDELNNYLKLLEEAEKRNHLHLGKKLDLFSFHSEAPAMPFWHNNGMIIKNELIKFWRELHQQENYQEIETPIILDKELWLKSGHWDNYKENMYFTKVDNRDFAVKPMNCPGGMLLYNEKLHSYKEFPLKVAELGLVHRHEMSGVTYGLFRVRRFTQDDAHIFITDEQIKDEVIDIIKLVGRIYKQFGFTYSVEISTRPEKSIGTKEQWDYAEDSLKKALKELKLDFKLNESQGAFYGPKIDFHIKDAIARTWQCGTIQLDMAMPERFDLTYEGKDGKKHRPVMLHRAIYGSLERFIGILIEHYAGQFPLWLSPVQVILLTITDAQKEYVKKLSQKLKELDIRVEIDTRNESMSKKVRDAQLNYIPYILTIGDREIQNKELAVRTLDGKIKTEKINLFIERILKEIKERK; translated from the coding sequence ATGAAAATTAGTTCAGCAAAAGATGAAGAAAATGCTCCAGAATCTTCAAAAGTGGAGCTTATTAGGCATTCTGCAGCCCATGTACTTGCAGAAGCAGTAAAAGAACTATTTCCAGATGTTAAATTAGGAATTGGTCCTGCAATTGAAAATGGTTTTTATTATGATTTTGATTTAAAACATACTTTCACACCAGAAGATTTAGAAAAAATAGAACAAAGGATGAAAGAAATCATAAAAAGAAATGAAAAATTTGAAAGATTTGAATCAACAAAGAAAAAAGCAGAAGAGATTCTTAAAGATGAACCTTATAAATTAGAATTATTAAAAGAATTAGATAAACCAACTTTTTATAAAAATGGAGAATTTATAGATTTGTGTAAGGGTCCACATGTGAATTATACTCCTGCAATAAAAGCATTCAAATTGACAAAAGTTTCTGGTGCATATTGGAAAGGAAATTCTGATAATAAACAATTACAAAGAATTTATGGTTTAGCATTTAAAACTAAAGACGAATTAAATAATTATTTAAAGCTTTTAGAAGAAGCTGAAAAAAGAAATCACCTCCACTTAGGAAAAAAACTAGATTTATTTTCATTTCATTCAGAAGCTCCAGCAATGCCTTTCTGGCACAATAATGGGATGATTATAAAAAATGAATTAATTAAATTTTGGAGAGAATTACATCAACAAGAGAATTATCAAGAAATTGAAACACCCATTATATTAGATAAAGAATTATGGTTAAAATCTGGACACTGGGATAATTATAAAGAAAATATGTATTTTACAAAAGTAGATAATAGAGACTTTGCAGTAAAACCTATGAACTGTCCAGGTGGAATGTTATTATATAATGAAAAATTACATTCTTATAAAGAGTTTCCATTAAAAGTTGCAGAACTAGGTTTAGTTCATAGACATGAGATGTCAGGTGTTACTTATGGATTATTTAGAGTAAGAAGATTTACACAAGATGATGCACATATTTTCATAACTGATGAGCAAATTAAAGATGAAGTTATAGACATAATAAAATTAGTTGGCAGAATTTACAAACAATTCGGATTTACTTATTCTGTAGAAATCTCTACAAGACCAGAAAAATCTATAGGTACAAAAGAACAATGGGATTATGCAGAAGATTCACTTAAAAAGGCTCTTAAAGAGCTTAAATTAGATTTTAAATTAAATGAAAGCCAAGGTGCATTTTACGGCCCAAAAATAGATTTCCATATTAAAGATGCAATTGCAAGAACTTGGCAATGTGGAACAATACAATTAGATATGGCAATGCCCGAAAGATTTGATTTAACTTATGAAGGTAAAGATGGAAAAAAACATCGCCCAGTTATGTTACACAGAGCAATTTATGGTTCACTTGAAAGATTTATAGGAATATTAATAGAACATTATGCCGGACAATTCCCTTTATGGCTCTCACCTGTTCAGGTTATTTTACTTACAATTACAGATGCTCAAAAAGAATATGTTAAAAAATTGTCTCAAAAATTAAAAGAGTTAGATATTAGAGTAGAAATAGACACAAGAAACGAATCTATGAGTAAGAAAGTTAGAGACGCTCAATTAAATTATATTCCTTATATCCTTACAATAGGTGATAGAGAAATTCAAAACAAAGAATTAGCAGTAAGAACTTTAGATGGTAAAATAAAAACAGAAAAAATTAATTTATTTATAGAAAGAATTCTTAAAGAAATAAAAGAAAGAAAATAA